A stretch of the Rosa rugosa chromosome 5, drRosRugo1.1, whole genome shotgun sequence genome encodes the following:
- the LOC133710539 gene encoding uncharacterized protein LOC133710539, with translation MLIEEGEEEHNVKTPKPSSSSANKDASDGFETASDGELGPNESDDETQRHVQLEETDDLAFKQKSLEQANEVKLEGNGLFGNGQYEEALSQYELALQLAPDMPSSVELRSICHSNRAICFSKLGKYEDAVKECTKALELNPSYMKALIRRAEAHEKLEHFEEAIADMKKILELDPSNDQARKAIRRLEPLAEAKREKMKEEMIGKLKDMGNSLLGRFGMSVDNFKAVKDPNTGSYSVSFQR, from the exons ATGCTTatagaagaaggagaagaagagcaCAATGTGAAGACCCCAAAACCCTCGTCGTCCTCCGCCAACAAAGACGCCTCCGATGGCTTCGAAACTGCCAGCGACGGCGAGTTGGGACCCAACGAGAGCGACGATGAAACTCAACGCCACGTCCAACTTGAAGAGACGGATGACCTTGCATTCAAACAG AAATCGCTTGAGCAAGCAAATGAGGTAAAATTGGAAGGCAATGGACTGTTTGGGAATGGACAATATGAAGAGGCATTGTCGCAGTATGAACTTGCTTTACAGCTTGCGCCGGACATGCCTTCATCCGTGGAATTGCGTTCCATATGTCATTCGAACCGTGCCATATGCTTTTCGAAGCTG GGAAAATACGAAGACGCGGTTAAGGAATGCACAAAAGCACTGGAACTAAATCCTTCATATATGAAAGCGCTGATTAGAAGAGCAGAAGCTCATGAAAAACTAGAACATTTCGAAGAGGCTATTGCTG ATATGAAAAAAATCTTAGAACTTGATCCTTCAAATGACCAAGCCAGGAAGGCCATTCGGCGCTTGGAGCCACTTGCTGAAGCaaagagagaaaagatgaaagagGAGATGATTG GGAAGTTGAAAGATATGGGCAACTCGTTGTTGGGCCGGTTTGGAATGAGCGTTGACAACTTCAAAGCTGTAAAAGATCCAAACACTGGCTCATATTCTGTTTCGTTCCAACGTTAG